In Bacteroidales bacterium, the genomic window TTTTATGATAAACTCATCGACCGTGCCAAAACCATGAATCGCGACAACTACAAGCTGGCAGGCGAATATGCCGCCTGGAAGCAGGAAATGACCAACAAATGGCCGCATCTGCGTCTCGAAAAACTAATGGTACCCGATTCCAGCACACAAGCGCTCACCATCGCGGATGATTTTTCGACAGAAGTCGTCATCTACACCAACGGCATAAAAGCTGAACACCTGGGTGTAGAAGTGCTCTTTGGCAAAAAATCGGAAGGGAAAATCAGCAAAATACTTTTCAGCAAAGAGATGCCGCTGGTAGAGGTAAAAGACCAAATGGCGCGTTTTGCTACTGATATTCATGCTTTCAAAGCGGGCACCTACAACTATTCTTTCCGCATCTTCCCGAAGCATGAGCTTATGCCCCACCGTCAGGATTTCTGCCTGCAGAAGTGGGTGTAGAGAAATAGTTTTTTATCAATAACCAATAAAAGATGCCGGAATGTTTTTCCGGCATCTTTTGCTTTCTGAATATCATTGACGAAAATTTGTCATTTAATCATAAGGGGTTACCACACAAAACGCCATCCGATTCTCTCACTTTCGGAAAGTCATTTATCTGCTATCTTTGCCCTGCTGCAACTGCAATAAAAACAAGCATTAGCAGTTATTATTTTTTAAAAATTAGTGTCTTTTATTCATAAAGAAAAGGATATGACGGCTCCTGGTCATCAAAAGAATGTATGCGGATAACAACGTTTTTGAAAAGCAAAATTTTTCTTAAAAATCTGGCCATAGCTGTGGTAGCTTTGGCGCTGCTGCTGTGGATTGCCATGATGAGCATCAATTTATACACACGTCACGGTGAGAATATCCGGGTACCGATGTTTACCGGCTTACATGCCGCACAGCTTGCAGAGCATAATCAGGCCAACGATTTTGAATTTATCATCGTCGACTCCATTTACGACGACAAATATCACAAAGGAGAAGTTGTGCTGCAAAATCCCTATCCCGGCGCCACCGTAAAACGTGGACGCAAAATTTATGTCACGATCGTTGCCAGCGCTCCCGAAATGGTGAAGATGCCCAACCTTAGGGATTTGTCGCTGCGCCAGGCCGTAAACCAACTCAAGATTGCCGGTTTGCAGGCAGGCACCCTCACCTATGAAATCAACTTTGCCCGTAACGCCGTGCTGGATCAGCAGCTCAACGACACCACCGTCGTCCCCGGCACCGAGGTGATGAAAGGCACACACATCGACCTGACGCTGGGCACCGGCCTGAACAATGAAAAAACCATCGTGCCGTTTTTACTTGGTATGACT contains:
- a CDS encoding PASTA domain-containing protein, which translates into the protein MKSKIFLKNLAIAVVALALLLWIAMMSINLYTRHGENIRVPMFTGLHAAQLAEHNQANDFEFIIVDSIYDDKYHKGEVVLQNPYPGATVKRGRKIYVTIVASAPEMVKMPNLRDLSLRQAVNQLKIAGLQAGTLTYEINFARNAVLDQQLNDTTVVPGTEVMKGTHIDLTLGTGLNNEKTIVPFLLGMTLQQASEAILNASLNMGRIKYFDGSSNDPMRVYAQHPDWRETEWVDMGTPMELWLRSDEFYDFDSLVQSINDPPEEIDEIINQEEEPTE